The Planctomycetota bacterium genomic sequence GCAGGAGCGCCTGGCGCCCGGGCGCGTCAAGGTTCGTTCGACACCCCGCGCGACCGATCGCGGCGCGTTCATGCTCTCGGTGCTCTCGGAGCGCGCGCCGGGCGAACTGGCGACGACGCTGTACCTGTATCCCGAGGCCGACCAGACGCTGGGCGGGTACTTCATGCTCGTGCTCGCCCCGCCCGCCGCCCCGCGCGACACCGAGCCGCGCAAGCGCGAGGTCGTGCTGGTGCTCGACCGGTCGGGCTCGATGCGGGGCGAGAAGTTCGAGCAGGTGCGCCAGGCCGCGACGCAGGTCGTGCGGGGCCTGCGCGAGGGCGAGTTCTTCAACATCATCGACTACTCCGACACGATCGCGTCGTTCGCGCCCGCGCCGGTCGAGAAGACCGCGGCGTCTGCCAAGGACGCGGAGAAGTACATCTGGGGCCTCACCGCCAACGGCGGGACGAACATTCATGATTCGCTGCTCGAGGCACTCCGCCCCGCGCCCGCGCCGGGAACCGTGCCGCTGGTGCTGTTCCTGACCGACGGCCTTCCCACCGTCGGCGAACGCGGCGAGGCGAAGATCCGCGAGGCGATGAAGGCCGCCAACGCCAGCAAGCGCCGCATCTTCACCTTCGGCGTCGGGCTCGACGTCAACGCGCCGCTGCTCTCCGCCCTCGCGACCAACGCGCGCGGCGCGACGTCGATCGTCCTGCCCGAGGAAGACGTCGAGGTCAAGGTCTCGCAGGTCTTCCGCCGCCTGCAGGGGCCCGTGCTCACCGAGCCGGCCATGGCCTCGCTCGCCCCCGACGGCGGCCTCTCGGCCCGCCTCGTGCGCGACCAGCTCCCCGCGACGTTGCCCGACGTCTTCGAGGGCGACCAGATCGTGCTCCTGGGCCGCTACACCAGCGACCGGGCCTTCACGCTCCGCGTGAGCGGCGTCGCCGGCGACGTGCCCCGCGCGTTCGACGTCACGATCGACCCCGCGCACGCGACCACCCGCCACGCGTTCGTCCCTCGCCTCTGGGCGGTGCGCAAGGTCGCGACGTTGGTCGACGAGATCCGCCAGGCCGGCGCAGACGGCGGAGCCCCCAGCGAAGGTCGCATGAAGGAACTCACCGAGGAGATCGTCCGTCTCTCGACCACCTGGGGCATCCTCACCGAGTACACCGCGTTCCTCGCGCGCGAAGACACAACGTTCATCGGCGGCCTGCCCGCCCGGGCCCCCGCCGCCATGGAGAACCTCCAGCGCCGTGCGATCAGCGAACGCAGCGGCGGCGGTGGGGCGGCCCAGCAGATGGACCAGACCGAGAAGCTCGGCGCCACCAACGCCAACGCGCGGGGCCTGGAGACCTACGTCGGCCAGACGCGCGACGGCGCGATCGAGTCGATCAAGGTCGACAGCGTGCAGTACTTCGCCGGGCGGGCCTTCTACCAGCGCGCCGGCAACCGCTGGGTCGAGTCGGCGCTGCTCGAGAAGGAATCCGAAGCGCCGGACGTCGTCATCGAGTTCGGGTCGCCCGAGTACTTCCGCCTCGCCGAGCGCCTCGCGAAGGACAACCGCCAGTCGCTGCTCGCCCAGCGGGCCGAGGTCTACCTCGAGGTTGATTCCAAGCGGGTGCTCGTGCAGGCCCCGTAACGTCAGGCACGCCGCCCACGGCCCGGGCGGCGCGGGGAGGGCGCTACCGATGTCGCTGGGGCGAGTGCTGGTGGTAGAGGACGACGGCGCGATCCGGCGCGGGCTGGTCGATCTGCTGCGGATCTCCGGGTACGCCCCGCTCGAGGCGCCCGACGGACGGTCGGGGCTCGAACTCGCGACCGGCGCCGAGGTCGACCTGGTGCTGCTCGACATCCTGATGCCCAAGCTCGACGGATGGGGCGTGCTGAGCGAGCTGCGCCGGGCGAAGCCCGCGCTGCCGGTCATCATGCTCACCGCCAAGGGCGAGGAGAGCGACCGCGTGCGGGGGCTGCGCGACGGCGCGGACGACTACGTCGTGAAGCCCTTCAGCCCGAAGGAACTGCTCGCGCGTGTCGAGGCCGTGCTGCGCCGCTCGCCCGAGCGTCCGCGGGGCGTGGCGCGCACGACGATCGCCGGGCGCTCGATCGACTTCGACCGGCGGGAGATCACGCTGCCCGACGGCACGCGCGAGCAGCTCTCCGAGCGCGAGGCCGAGGTGCTGTCGTACCTGGTGACGAACCGCGGGCGCGCGATCGCGCGCGATGAGCTGCTCAGCCGCGTGTGGGGGCTCGATCCCCGGGGCGTGCAGACGCGCACGGTCGACATGACCATCGCCCGCCTGCGCGAGGTGCTGCGCGACGACCCGGCCTCGCCGGTGGTGATCGTCACCGTCCGCCAGCGCGGGTACATGCTCGCGCCGGGCGAGGGCGGGGAGGTCGCCTAGTGCCCCGGGCACGCTGGTCCATCATCGTGTTCGTCGCCGGGGTGTGCGGCGTGCTCGGGGCGCTCGCGTGGATGACCACGCACGCCCTCCGCCTCGAGCGGCTGGAACTCGAGGCCCGGCGCCAGGCGCGCTACCAGGAGTCGCTGCGCCTGGCGCTCTGGCGGATGGACGCGAAGGTCACCCCCCTCATCGCGCGCGAGGCCGCCCGACCGTTCTTTCACTACCAGCCCTTCTACGAGCCCGAGCACGCGTACTCGCGCCTCGCCGGTCGCGCCGACGCCGGCGCGGTGCTCGTCCCCTCGCCCCTCCTGCAAGGCGCCGAGGGCTTCGTGCGCCTGCACTACGAACGCGGCCCGGACGGCGCGCTGGTCTCTCCGCAGGCGCCCGCGCCGCGCGATCTCGATGTCGCGCTGGGCGCCCAGCTCACCGGCTATGTCGCGGCGGCCTCCGAGGCCGACTTCAAACGCCTCTCGGGGTTCATGGGCGACACCCGCAAGAACGTCGCGCTCGGCGAGGCGGACGCCGCGCCCGCCGACGACCTGCCGGTCGCCTCGCAAGACGCCCAGCGGGTTCAGTCCGCGTCGGGCCCGCAGCTCGACCAGAGTTACAGCGAGTACACCCAGCGGCAGAGCACCGTCACGTCCGCCAATGTGCCCGGGCAGCGACGCGACCGCGCCGCCGAGACCGACAAGGCCCCGCCGGGACCCAGCACCGGGCGAGAGATGAACAAGGCGGCCTCGGAACGCGCGAAGGACGAGACGGGCGCGTCGGGGCTGTCGGCCCCCAACGCCGCGGAACCGCCGGCGCCCGAGGGGATCGACGGCGAACGCGACGAAGTCTGGACGGGCCCGTTCGCGCCCCGCTGGGTGGTCGACGAGAACGGCGTGCCCCAGCTGCTCTTCGAGCGCGAGGTGCGCCTGGGCGAGCAGCGCGTCGTGCAAGGTTTCTGGCTCGACTGGGGCGCCCTGCGCGACGACCTGCTCGCCGGCGCGAGAGATCTCTTCCCGAAGGCGGAACTGCGTCCGCTGCTGGGCGGGGTCGAGGGCGTGGACGCGGGCGTGCTGGCGCGCACGCTGGCGGCGATCCCGGCGGAACTGGCCGCCCCGGCGCTTCCCGAGGTGCGCATGCCCCTCGTCACCCCGGTGCGGACCACGCTCATGCTGACGTGGGCGCTGGCACTGGCGGCGGTTGTCGTGCTGGCGCTGGTGATGCGCGCGTCGGTAGAACTGGCGGAGCGGCGCGGGCAGTTCGTGTCTGCAGTCACGCACGAACTGCGCACGCCCCTGACAACGTTCGTCATGTACAGCCAGATGCTCGCCGACGGGCTGGTGAGCGACGAGGACGCCCGACGCTCCTACATCGGCACGCTGCGCACCGAGAGCCAGCGCCTCGCCCGCATCGTGGAGAGCGTGCTCGACTACGCGCGCCTGAGCAAACGCCGGCGTCCGTCCACCGTGCGCGCCCGCCTGACGGCCGAGCAGATCGTGGACGGGCTGGCCCCGGTGCTCCGCGCCCGCTGCGAGCAGTCGGGGATGGAACTGGTGGTCGACCGCGAGAGCCTGCTGGACTTTCCCGTGACGACCGACCCGCCCACGCTCGAACGCATCCTCTACAACCTCGTCGACAACGCGTGCAAGTACGCCGCCTCCGGCGACGACCGGCGGGTGCACCTGGTGGCGCGGATGGAACGGCGTGACCTGGTGCTCGCGGTGCGCGACCACGGGCCGGGGATCGCCGCCCCCGAGCGCACGCAGGTGTTCAGGGCGTTCACCCGCGGCTCGCGCCAGCAGGACGGCTCGATCCCCGGCCTTGGGCTGGGTCTGGCGCTCGCGCAGGGGTTGGCGCGTGAACTCGGGGGCGACCTGCGCCTGGCGTCGTCGGGGGCCGCGGCGGGGGCGGGCGCCGGGCACGGGGCGGAGTTCGAGGTCCGCCTCCCGCGCGACTAGGCAGCCCACCGGCCTACCCTAGCGGCTCAATCCGTAGCAGCACGAGGGAGTCCGCGATGGAAACGACGCTGATCATTCTGAAGCCCGACGCCGTTCAGCGGGGGCTCATGGGG encodes the following:
- a CDS encoding VIT domain-containing protein, whose translation is MISRTFASRLLAGPVFALAALCLLAPAPAHAQADRRVHIIIPPAPPPVRTDLAVRLTAVDVTVQITDQVATTTLDLSLTNTGPRPAETQIVLPVPDGVAIRSLQWDGTGAEPKGEVLPRDEARRIYEEIVRGQRDPALVEFAGFNLIRTSVFPVPPNSTQHLRLTYEHVLPADAGRLDYSMIRSEAFAPTDVRWSITADITSKQPIATVYSPSHDITQERLAPGRVKVRSTPRATDRGAFMLSVLSERAPGELATTLYLYPEADQTLGGYFMLVLAPPAAPRDTEPRKREVVLVLDRSGSMRGEKFEQVRQAATQVVRGLREGEFFNIIDYSDTIASFAPAPVEKTAASAKDAEKYIWGLTANGGTNIHDSLLEALRPAPAPGTVPLVLFLTDGLPTVGERGEAKIREAMKAANASKRRIFTFGVGLDVNAPLLSALATNARGATSIVLPEEDVEVKVSQVFRRLQGPVLTEPAMASLAPDGGLSARLVRDQLPATLPDVFEGDQIVLLGRYTSDRAFTLRVSGVAGDVPRAFDVTIDPAHATTRHAFVPRLWAVRKVATLVDEIRQAGADGGAPSEGRMKELTEEIVRLSTTWGILTEYTAFLAREDTTFIGGLPARAPAAMENLQRRAISERSGGGGAAQQMDQTEKLGATNANARGLETYVGQTRDGAIESIKVDSVQYFAGRAFYQRAGNRWVESALLEKESEAPDVVIEFGSPEYFRLAERLAKDNRQSLLAQRAEVYLEVDSKRVLVQAP
- a CDS encoding response regulator transcription factor, which codes for MSLGRVLVVEDDGAIRRGLVDLLRISGYAPLEAPDGRSGLELATGAEVDLVLLDILMPKLDGWGVLSELRRAKPALPVIMLTAKGEESDRVRGLRDGADDYVVKPFSPKELLARVEAVLRRSPERPRGVARTTIAGRSIDFDRREITLPDGTREQLSEREAEVLSYLVTNRGRAIARDELLSRVWGLDPRGVQTRTVDMTIARLREVLRDDPASPVVIVTVRQRGYMLAPGEGGEVA
- a CDS encoding HAMP domain-containing sensor histidine kinase, translating into MPRARWSIIVFVAGVCGVLGALAWMTTHALRLERLELEARRQARYQESLRLALWRMDAKVTPLIAREAARPFFHYQPFYEPEHAYSRLAGRADAGAVLVPSPLLQGAEGFVRLHYERGPDGALVSPQAPAPRDLDVALGAQLTGYVAAASEADFKRLSGFMGDTRKNVALGEADAAPADDLPVASQDAQRVQSASGPQLDQSYSEYTQRQSTVTSANVPGQRRDRAAETDKAPPGPSTGREMNKAASERAKDETGASGLSAPNAAEPPAPEGIDGERDEVWTGPFAPRWVVDENGVPQLLFEREVRLGEQRVVQGFWLDWGALRDDLLAGARDLFPKAELRPLLGGVEGVDAGVLARTLAAIPAELAAPALPEVRMPLVTPVRTTLMLTWALALAAVVVLALVMRASVELAERRGQFVSAVTHELRTPLTTFVMYSQMLADGLVSDEDARRSYIGTLRTESQRLARIVESVLDYARLSKRRRPSTVRARLTAEQIVDGLAPVLRARCEQSGMELVVDRESLLDFPVTTDPPTLERILYNLVDNACKYAASGDDRRVHLVARMERRDLVLAVRDHGPGIAAPERTQVFRAFTRGSRQQDGSIPGLGLGLALAQGLARELGGDLRLASSGAAAGAGAGHGAEFEVRLPRD